A single Pseudomonas putida DNA region contains:
- a CDS encoding aldehyde dehydrogenase, whose translation MTTLTRADWEQRAQQLKIEGRAFINGEYTDAASGETFECLSPVDGRFLAKVASCDLADANRAVENARATFDSGVWSQLAPAKRKAKLIRFADLLRKNVEELALLETLDMGKPIGDSSSIDVPGAAQAIHWTAEAIDKVYDEVAPTPHDQLGLVTREPVGVVGAIVPWNFPLLMACWKIAPALATGNSLVLKPSEKSPLTAIRIAQLAIEAGIPAGVLNVLPGYGHTVGKALALHMDVDTLVFTGSTKIAKQLMVYAGESNMKRIWLEAGGKSPNIVFADAPDLQAAAEAAASAIAFNQGEVCTAGSRLLVERSIKDKFLPMVVEALKGWKPGNPLDPQTTVGALVDTQQMNTVLSYIDAGHKDGAKLLAGGKRTLEETGGTYVEPTIFDGVTNAMKIAQEEIFGPVLSVIAFDTAEEAIAIANDTPYGLAAGIWTSDISKAHKTARAVRAGSVWVNQYDGGDMTAPFGGFKQSGNGRDKSLHALEKYTELKATWIKL comes from the coding sequence ATGACTACCCTGACCCGTGCGGACTGGGAACAACGTGCCCAGCAACTGAAGATCGAAGGCCGCGCCTTCATCAACGGCGAATACACCGATGCCGCATCCGGTGAAACCTTCGAGTGCCTGAGCCCGGTCGACGGACGCTTCCTGGCCAAGGTTGCCAGCTGCGACCTCGCCGATGCCAACCGCGCTGTGGAAAACGCCCGCGCCACCTTCGATTCCGGCGTCTGGTCGCAACTGGCTCCGGCCAAGCGCAAGGCCAAGCTGATCCGCTTTGCCGACCTGTTGCGCAAGAACGTCGAAGAGCTGGCGCTGCTGGAAACCCTGGACATGGGCAAGCCGATCGGCGACTCCTCCAGCATCGACGTGCCGGGCGCGGCGCAAGCCATTCACTGGACCGCCGAAGCCATCGACAAAGTCTACGACGAAGTCGCCCCGACTCCACATGACCAGCTCGGCCTGGTTACCCGTGAGCCGGTGGGTGTGGTCGGTGCCATCGTGCCGTGGAACTTCCCGCTGCTGATGGCCTGCTGGAAAATCGCCCCGGCCTTGGCTACCGGTAACTCGCTGGTGCTCAAACCGTCCGAAAAATCCCCGCTGACCGCCATCCGCATCGCCCAGCTGGCGATCGAAGCCGGCATCCCGGCTGGCGTGCTGAACGTGCTGCCAGGCTACGGCCACACCGTGGGCAAGGCCTTGGCCCTGCACATGGACGTCGACACCCTGGTGTTCACCGGCTCCACCAAGATCGCCAAGCAACTGATGGTTTATGCGGGCGAGTCGAACATGAAGCGCATCTGGCTGGAAGCCGGTGGCAAGAGCCCGAACATCGTCTTCGCCGACGCCCCGGACCTGCAAGCCGCCGCTGAAGCTGCCGCCAGCGCCATCGCCTTCAACCAGGGTGAAGTCTGCACCGCCGGCTCCCGCCTGCTGGTCGAGCGTTCGATCAAGGACAAGTTCCTGCCTATGGTGGTCGAGGCCCTCAAAGGCTGGAAGCCAGGCAACCCGCTGGACCCGCAGACCACCGTCGGTGCCCTGGTCGACACCCAGCAGATGAACACCGTGCTGTCGTACATCGATGCTGGCCACAAGGACGGCGCCAAGCTGCTGGCCGGCGGCAAGCGCACCCTGGAAGAAACCGGTGGCACCTACGTCGAGCCGACCATCTTCGACGGCGTGACCAACGCCATGAAGATTGCCCAGGAAGAAATCTTCGGCCCAGTGCTGTCGGTGATCGCCTTCGACACCGCCGAAGAAGCCATTGCCATCGCCAACGACACCCCGTATGGCCTGGCAGCCGGTATCTGGACCTCGGACATCTCCAAGGCCCATAAGACCGCCCGTGCCGTGCGCGCTGGCAGCGTCTGGGTCAACCAGTACGACGGCGGCGACATGACCGCACCGTTCGGTGGTTTCAAGCAGTCGGGCAACGGCCGTGACAAGTCGCTGCACGCGCTGGAGAAGTACACCGAGCTGAAGGCGACCTGGATCAAGTTGTAA
- the rpmB gene encoding 50S ribosomal protein L28: MSRVCQVTGKGPVTGNNISHANNKTRRRFLPNLQHHRFWVESEKRFVRLRVSAKGMRIIDKRGIDAVLVDIRKAGAKV, from the coding sequence ATGTCGAGAGTCTGTCAAGTTACTGGTAAGGGTCCAGTAACCGGGAACAACATTTCCCACGCAAACAACAAAACCCGTCGTCGTTTCCTGCCGAACCTGCAGCACCACCGTTTCTGGGTTGAATCCGAGAAGCGTTTCGTGCGTCTGCGCGTATCCGCCAAAGGCATGCGTATCATCGACAAGCGCGGCATCGACGCCGTTCTGGTTGACATCCGTAAAGCTGGCGCCAAGGTTTAA
- a CDS encoding DUF1127 domain-containing protein yields the protein MGGMSDVRLQLLAKELDAGQQTRVFNAPAGFGRWGLMLHRWHTRRALLQLDDDQLRDIGLSWEQARTEGGKPFWKD from the coding sequence ATGGGTGGCATGAGCGATGTGCGCTTGCAACTGTTGGCCAAGGAACTGGACGCCGGGCAGCAGACCAGGGTTTTCAACGCACCGGCAGGGTTCGGGCGCTGGGGGTTGATGTTGCACCGCTGGCACACCCGCCGGGCCCTGTTGCAGCTGGATGATGACCAGCTGCGGGATATTGGCTTGAGCTGGGAGCAGGCACGTACCGAGGGGGGCAAACCGTTCTGGAAGGACTGA
- a CDS encoding MFS transporter: MRWGTYFAVLASVLSVGLALGVSMPLVSLRLEAWGYGGFAIGVMAAMPALGVLLGASLASRLAGWVGVPSAMRLCLWGGALSIGLLALLPSYPLWLALRLLIGMSLTVVFILGESWINQLVVEQWRGRLVALYGSSYALSQLAGPLVLGFLGSDDDFGFWAATALLLLAPLLLLGRGGAPSTEACSVTFGDLFAFCRRLPVIAWAVALFAAFEAMILTLLPVYCLQQGFSTEIALFMVSTVVVGDAVLQLPIGALADYLSRQALFTGCALTLMVSSLAIPLLLDTQLIWPLWVLFGASAGGLFTLSLILIGERYRDDALVRANAHVAQLWGIGCLLGPLLAGAGSQWVSGHALLWLMAAGAAGLVLLTRRRGAFEPASA, from the coding sequence ATGCGTTGGGGAACCTACTTTGCCGTACTGGCGTCGGTGCTCAGTGTCGGGCTTGCGCTCGGTGTGAGCATGCCGCTGGTGTCCCTGCGCCTTGAGGCCTGGGGCTACGGAGGGTTCGCCATCGGTGTGATGGCGGCGATGCCGGCACTGGGCGTGCTGCTCGGAGCCAGCCTGGCCAGCCGCCTGGCGGGCTGGGTCGGCGTACCCTCGGCGATGCGCCTGTGCCTGTGGGGCGGGGCGCTGTCGATCGGCCTGCTCGCCTTGCTGCCAAGCTACCCGCTGTGGCTGGCCCTGCGCCTGCTGATCGGCATGTCGCTGACAGTAGTGTTCATTCTTGGCGAAAGCTGGATCAACCAGCTGGTGGTCGAGCAATGGCGCGGCCGCCTGGTGGCGCTGTATGGCAGCAGCTATGCCCTGAGCCAGCTAGCCGGGCCGCTGGTGCTGGGTTTCCTGGGTTCTGACGATGACTTCGGCTTCTGGGCTGCGACCGCGCTGTTGCTGTTGGCACCCTTGCTGCTGCTCGGGCGTGGCGGCGCACCCAGTACCGAAGCCTGCAGCGTGACCTTCGGCGACCTGTTCGCCTTCTGTCGCCGCTTGCCGGTGATTGCCTGGGCTGTCGCCCTGTTTGCCGCCTTCGAGGCGATGATTCTTACCTTGTTGCCGGTGTATTGCCTGCAGCAAGGCTTCAGCACTGAAATCGCCCTGTTCATGGTCAGCACTGTGGTGGTGGGCGATGCCGTGCTGCAGTTACCGATTGGCGCACTGGCCGACTATTTGTCACGACAGGCGCTGTTCACCGGTTGTGCGCTGACCTTGATGGTGTCCAGCCTGGCGATTCCGCTGCTGTTGGACACGCAGCTGATCTGGCCCCTGTGGGTACTGTTCGGGGCCAGCGCCGGTGGCCTGTTCACCTTGTCGCTGATCTTGATCGGCGAGCGCTACCGCGATGATGCACTGGTACGGGCCAACGCCCATGTGGCCCAGCTATGGGGCATCGGTTGCCTGCTTGGGCCGTTGCTGGCCGGGGCGGGGAGCCAGTGGGTCAGTGGCCATGCACTGCTGTGGCTGATGGCGGCGGGGGCTGCCGGCCTTGTACTGCTGACCCGCAGACGCGGAGCCTTCGAGCCAGCCTCGGCCTGA
- a CDS encoding I78 family peptidase inhibitor: protein MPKDKSLPEASTKISASIIAAAGAAATIRPPQKKPTPMTDAQTLQAVKDFIGTTYSPAVKEKIKTITHRPVIGPGDFSTREFNPNRINLHTNAKGMIEGCRFG, encoded by the coding sequence ATGCCAAAAGATAAATCGCTGCCCGAAGCAAGCACCAAGATCTCCGCTAGCATCATTGCTGCCGCGGGTGCTGCCGCAACGATCCGGCCACCCCAGAAGAAGCCAACGCCGATGACAGACGCGCAGACCTTACAGGCTGTGAAAGACTTCATCGGCACCACCTACTCTCCTGCGGTCAAGGAAAAGATCAAGACAATCACTCATCGCCCCGTCATTGGACCAGGCGACTTCTCCACCCGCGAATTCAACCCCAATCGCATCAACCTGCACACCAACGCGAAAGGGATGATTGAAGGGTGCAGATTCGGCTAA
- the dadR gene encoding transcriptional regulator DadR yields the protein MRTQHQSKRELDKIDRNILRILQNDGRISFTELGEKVGLSTTPCTERVRRLEREGIIMGYNARLNPQHLKGSLLVFVEISLDYKSGDTFEEFRRAVLKLPHVLECHLVSGDFDYLVKARISEMASYRKLLGDILLKLPHVRESKSYIVMEEVKESLCLPIPD from the coding sequence ATGAGAACCCAGCACCAGAGCAAGCGTGAACTGGACAAGATCGACCGCAATATCCTGCGTATCCTGCAGAATGACGGGCGTATTTCCTTCACCGAACTGGGCGAGAAAGTTGGGCTTTCCACCACCCCCTGCACCGAGCGCGTACGCCGCCTGGAGCGCGAGGGCATCATCATGGGCTACAACGCCCGGCTGAATCCGCAGCATCTCAAGGGCAGCCTGCTGGTGTTCGTGGAAATCAGCCTGGACTACAAGTCCGGCGACACCTTCGAAGAGTTCCGCCGCGCGGTACTCAAGCTGCCCCATGTGCTGGAGTGCCACCTGGTTTCCGGCGATTTCGACTACCTGGTGAAAGCGCGCATTTCGGAAATGGCTTCCTATCGCAAGCTGCTGGGCGACATCCTGCTGAAGCTGCCGCACGTGCGTGAGTCGAAGAGCTACATCGTGATGGAAGAGGTAAAAGAAAGCCTCTGCCTGCCGATCCCGGACTGA
- a CDS encoding YkgJ family cysteine cluster protein yields MSCNRHKIHFLRELIPSFECEPGCHDCCGPVTTSAEEMARLPRKTQAEQDAALEHLNCVHLGPDGCTVYEERPMICRLFGTTPRMACPRGRGPEPMIDPGAEQLVHQFIATTRQVLV; encoded by the coding sequence ATGTCCTGCAACCGCCACAAGATCCACTTCCTGCGCGAGCTCATTCCTTCATTCGAGTGCGAGCCCGGCTGCCACGACTGCTGCGGCCCGGTCACCACCTCGGCTGAAGAGATGGCCCGCCTGCCGCGCAAGACGCAGGCCGAACAGGATGCCGCCCTGGAGCACCTGAACTGCGTGCACCTGGGCCCAGACGGCTGCACGGTCTATGAAGAAAGGCCGATGATCTGCCGCCTGTTCGGTACCACCCCGCGCATGGCCTGCCCGCGTGGCCGCGGCCCAGAGCCGATGATCGACCCCGGCGCAGAGCAGCTGGTCCACCAGTTCATTGCCACTACCCGCCAGGTGCTGGTCTAG
- a CDS encoding phospholipase D family protein: MRLQRALPLLLMLLLGLAGCASVGTPRETSQALPASESAFGRSVLRQAAPYEGRSGFRLLPNSNEAFRARAELIRNAQASIDLQYYIVHDGLSTRALVHELLRAADRGVRVRILLDDTTSDGLDTIMGTLDAHPNIQIRVFNPLHLGRSTGVTRAVGRLFNLSRQHRRMHNKLFLVDNSMAIVGGRNLGDEYFDAEPNLNFTDIDLLGIGPVAEQLGHSFDQYWNSALSRPITDFLWRAPDADDLRASRQRLEVSLAQARVQRKALYDRLMSYQSQPRLDVWRNELIWAHAQALWDAPSKVLADDEPDPQLLLSQQLAPDLANVHRELILMSAYFVPGEPGLLYLTGRADAGASVKLLTNSLEATDVPAVHGGYAPYRRALLEHGVQLFELRRQPGAPSPARLSFHGSSSDSSLHTKAIVFDRRKTFIGSFNFDPRSVLWNTEVGVLVDSPELAEYTRELAQQGMAPALSYQVKLVGDKLVWATEDNGQRHMLTSEPGGIWRRFNAWISKAVGLEKML; encoded by the coding sequence TTGAGACTCCAGCGAGCTCTGCCTCTGCTGCTGATGCTGCTGCTCGGCCTTGCCGGCTGTGCCAGCGTCGGCACGCCCCGCGAAACCAGCCAGGCGCTGCCGGCCAGCGAGTCGGCCTTCGGCCGCTCGGTGCTGCGCCAGGCCGCGCCCTATGAAGGGCGCTCTGGCTTTCGCCTGCTGCCCAACAGCAACGAGGCCTTCCGCGCCCGCGCCGAGCTGATTCGCAACGCCCAGGCGAGCATCGACCTGCAGTACTACATCGTCCACGATGGACTGAGCACCCGTGCCCTGGTGCACGAACTGCTGCGTGCAGCCGACCGCGGCGTGCGCGTGCGCATCTTGCTTGACGACACCACCAGCGATGGCCTGGATACCATCATGGGCACTCTCGATGCCCACCCGAACATCCAGATCCGAGTATTCAACCCGCTGCACCTGGGGCGTAGCACAGGCGTCACGCGCGCCGTCGGCCGCCTGTTCAACCTGTCGCGCCAGCACCGGCGCATGCACAACAAGTTGTTCCTGGTGGACAACAGCATGGCCATCGTCGGCGGGCGCAACCTGGGAGACGAATATTTCGATGCCGAACCCAATCTGAACTTTACCGACATCGACCTGCTCGGCATCGGCCCGGTAGCCGAGCAGCTGGGGCACAGCTTCGACCAGTACTGGAACAGCGCCCTCAGCCGGCCGATCACCGACTTCCTTTGGCGTGCCCCGGATGCCGATGACCTGCGCGCCAGCCGCCAGCGCCTGGAAGTGTCCCTGGCCCAGGCGCGGGTGCAGCGCAAGGCGCTGTACGACCGGCTCATGTCGTATCAGTCGCAGCCACGCCTGGATGTATGGCGCAACGAGCTGATCTGGGCCCACGCCCAGGCACTCTGGGATGCACCGAGCAAGGTGCTGGCCGATGATGAACCAGATCCGCAACTGCTGCTGAGCCAACAACTGGCACCGGACCTGGCCAACGTGCACCGCGAACTGATCCTGATGTCGGCCTATTTCGTACCGGGCGAACCAGGCTTGCTGTACCTGACCGGCCGGGCAGATGCCGGGGCTTCGGTGAAGTTGCTGACCAACTCGCTGGAAGCCACCGATGTGCCGGCGGTGCATGGCGGCTATGCACCCTATCGCCGAGCGCTGCTCGAGCACGGCGTGCAGCTGTTCGAACTGCGTCGTCAGCCCGGAGCCCCGTCTCCAGCGCGCCTGAGCTTCCATGGCAGCAGCTCGGACTCGAGCCTGCACACCAAGGCCATCGTGTTCGACCGGCGCAAGACCTTCATCGGTTCGTTCAACTTCGACCCTCGTTCGGTGCTGTGGAACACCGAGGTCGGTGTGCTGGTCGACAGCCCGGAGCTGGCCGAATACACCCGCGAGCTGGCCCAGCAAGGTATGGCACCGGCGTTGAGTTACCAAGTGAAGCTGGTAGGTGACAAACTGGTCTGGGCGACCGAGGACAATGGCCAACGGCACATGCTGACCTCAGAGCCGGGTGGCATCTGGCGGCGTTTCAACGCCTGGATCAGCAAGGCCGTAGGCCTGGAGAAAATGTTGTAG
- the rpmG gene encoding 50S ribosomal protein L33, which produces MRELIRLVSSAGTGHFYTTDKNKRTTPDKIEIKKYDPVVRKHVVYKEAKIK; this is translated from the coding sequence ATGCGTGAATTGATCCGTCTGGTTTCGAGTGCCGGTACCGGCCACTTCTACACCACCGACAAGAACAAGCGCACCACCCCGGACAAAATCGAGATCAAGAAATACGATCCGGTTGTTCGCAAGCACGTGGTGTACAAGGAAGCCAAGATCAAGTAA
- a CDS encoding NAD(P)/FAD-dependent oxidoreductase: MIHSAQHTASYYAASSAPHPDHSFLQGEHNADVCIVGGGYSGLNTAIELAERGFSVILLEARKLGWGASGRNGGQLIRGVGHGLEQFLPVIGEEGVRSMRLMGLEAVDIVRERIERHAIACDLTWGYCDLANKPDELKGFAEDAEALRSLGYRHELRLVGKGDMHSVVGSDSYVGGLVDMGSGHLHPLNLALGEAAVASRLGVKLFEQSEVTRIDYGPEVQVHTALGRVRAKTLVLCCNAYHNDLNRELGGKVLPAGSYIIATEPLSEERAHQLLPQNMAVCDQRVALDYYRLSADRRLLFGGACHYSGRDPKDIAAYMRPKMLKVFPQLADVRIDYQWGGMIGIGANRLPQVGRLASQPNVYYAQAYAGHGLNATHLAARLLGEAISGQESGRFDLFAKVPHVTFPGGKHLRSPILALGMLWHRLKELV; encoded by the coding sequence ATGATCCACAGCGCGCAGCATACCGCCTCGTACTACGCCGCCAGCAGCGCGCCCCACCCGGATCATTCCTTTCTGCAAGGCGAACACAACGCCGATGTGTGCATCGTCGGCGGTGGCTATTCTGGCCTGAACACGGCCATCGAACTGGCCGAACGTGGCTTCTCTGTGATCCTTCTGGAAGCACGCAAGCTCGGCTGGGGCGCCAGTGGGCGCAATGGCGGCCAGCTGATTCGCGGCGTCGGCCATGGCCTGGAGCAGTTTCTTCCAGTGATCGGCGAGGAAGGCGTACGCAGCATGAGGCTGATGGGCCTGGAAGCCGTGGATATCGTCCGTGAGCGAATTGAGCGCCACGCCATCGCCTGCGACCTGACCTGGGGTTACTGCGACCTGGCCAACAAACCCGACGAACTGAAGGGTTTCGCCGAGGATGCCGAAGCACTGCGCAGCCTGGGCTACCGCCACGAACTGCGCCTGGTCGGCAAGGGCGACATGCACAGCGTGGTGGGCTCGGACAGCTATGTCGGCGGCTTGGTAGACATGGGCTCGGGCCACCTGCACCCGCTCAACCTGGCCCTGGGTGAAGCCGCTGTGGCCAGCCGCCTGGGCGTGAAGCTGTTTGAGCAATCCGAGGTCACGCGCATCGACTACGGCCCTGAAGTGCAGGTACACACCGCGCTGGGCCGGGTGCGGGCCAAGACTTTGGTGCTGTGCTGCAACGCCTACCACAACGATCTCAATCGCGAGCTGGGCGGCAAGGTGCTGCCAGCCGGCAGCTACATCATTGCCACCGAACCACTCAGCGAAGAACGCGCCCATCAGCTGCTGCCGCAGAACATGGCCGTGTGCGACCAGCGCGTGGCGCTGGACTACTATCGCCTGTCGGCCGACCGCCGCCTGCTGTTCGGCGGTGCCTGCCACTATTCCGGGCGCGACCCGAAGGACATCGCCGCCTACATGCGGCCGAAGATGCTCAAGGTATTCCCGCAACTGGCCGATGTGCGCATCGATTATCAGTGGGGCGGCATGATCGGCATCGGCGCCAACCGCCTGCCACAAGTCGGCCGCCTGGCCAGCCAACCCAACGTCTATTACGCCCAGGCCTATGCTGGCCACGGCCTGAACGCCACGCATCTGGCCGCGCGCCTGCTGGGTGAAGCGATCAGCGGCCAGGAGAGCGGGCGTTTCGACCTGTTTGCCAAGGTGCCACATGTCACCTTCCCCGGCGGCAAGCACCTGCGCTCGCCGATACTGGCCTTGGGGATGCTCTGGCACCGGCTCAAAGAGCTGGTCTGA
- the dadA gene encoding D-amino acid dehydrogenase: MRVLVLGSGVIGTASAYYLARQGFEVTVVDRQPAVALETSFANAGQISPGYASPWAAPGVPLKAIKWLLERHAPLAIKLTGDVDQYLWMAQMLRNCTASRYAVNKERMVRLSEYSRDCLDELRAETGIAYENRSLGTTQLFRTQAQVDAAAKDIAVLEQSGVPYELLDRDGIARVEPALAGVKDILAGALRLPNDQTGDCQLFTTKLAEMAVNLGVEFRFGQDIQRLDFAGDRINGVWIDGKLETADRYVLALGSYSPQMLKPLGIKAPVYPLKGYSLTVPITNADMAPTSTILDETYKVAITRFDNRIRVGGMAEIAGFDLSLNPRRRETLEMIVNDLYPRGGDLSQASFWTGLRPATPDGTPIVGATAFRNLFLNTGHGTLGWTMACGSGRLLADLIARKKPQISAEGLDISRYGNSPEVAKHGQTAPAHQQ; the protein is encoded by the coding sequence ATGCGAGTATTGGTACTTGGTAGCGGTGTGATCGGTACCGCCAGTGCCTATTATCTGGCCCGGCAAGGCTTCGAGGTGACTGTGGTCGACCGCCAGCCGGCAGTGGCTCTGGAAACCAGCTTTGCCAACGCAGGCCAGATCTCGCCCGGTTATGCTTCGCCCTGGGCTGCCCCAGGCGTGCCGCTGAAAGCCATCAAGTGGCTGCTGGAGCGCCACGCGCCCCTGGCCATCAAGCTGACCGGTGATGTCGACCAGTACCTGTGGATGGCACAGATGCTGCGCAACTGCACCGCCAGCCGTTACGCGGTGAACAAGGAGCGCATGGTGCGCCTGTCCGAGTACAGCCGCGACTGCCTCGACGAACTGCGTGCCGAAACCGGCATTGCCTACGAAAACCGTAGCCTGGGTACTACCCAGCTGTTCCGCACCCAGGCCCAGGTCGATGCCGCAGCCAAGGACATCGCCGTGCTTGAACAGTCCGGCGTGCCTTACGAGCTGCTCGATCGCGATGGCATTGCCCGTGTCGAACCAGCCCTGGCTGGGGTGAAAGACATCCTCGCCGGTGCCCTGCGCCTGCCCAATGACCAGACCGGTGACTGCCAGCTGTTCACCACCAAGCTCGCCGAAATGGCCGTGAACCTGGGTGTGGAATTCCGTTTCGGCCAGGACATCCAGCGTCTGGACTTCGCCGGCGACCGCATCAATGGCGTGTGGATCGATGGCAAGCTGGAAACGGCAGACCGTTATGTGCTGGCCTTGGGCAGCTACTCGCCGCAGATGCTCAAGCCGCTGGGCATCAAGGCCCCGGTGTATCCGCTCAAGGGTTACTCGCTGACCGTGCCGATCACCAATGCCGACATGGCGCCGACCTCGACCATTCTCGACGAAACCTACAAGGTCGCGATTACCCGTTTCGACAACCGCATCCGCGTTGGCGGCATGGCTGAAATCGCCGGTTTTGACCTGTCGCTGAACCCGCGTCGACGCGAAACGCTGGAGATGATCGTCAACGACCTTTATCCTCGCGGCGGCGATCTGAGCCAGGCCAGTTTCTGGACCGGCCTGCGCCCGGCGACCCCGGACGGTACGCCGATCGTGGGTGCCACCGCGTTCCGCAACCTGTTCCTCAACACTGGCCACGGTACGCTGGGCTGGACCATGGCGTGCGGTTCCGGCCGCCTGCTGGCCGACCTGATTGCGCGCAAGAAGCCGCAGATCAGTGCCGAAGGCCTGGACATCTCCCGGTATGGCAACAGCCCGGAAGTCGCCAAGCACGGCCAGACCGCGCCTGCCCACCAGCAGTAA
- a CDS encoding cupin domain-containing protein, translating into MRIDSIIDFAQVITEAERYRPAAEKILKGEPDQAVYNHYSSPCGQFAAGVWEGEVGQWTVNYTEHEYCEIVHGVSVLRDQDGGAKTLRTGDRFVIPAGFKGTWEVLEPCRKIYVMFEQK; encoded by the coding sequence ATGAGAATCGACAGCATCATCGACTTCGCGCAGGTCATCACCGAGGCCGAACGCTACCGCCCGGCGGCGGAAAAAATCCTCAAGGGCGAGCCAGACCAAGCGGTCTATAACCACTACTCCAGCCCTTGCGGACAGTTTGCTGCAGGCGTGTGGGAAGGTGAGGTGGGGCAGTGGACGGTGAACTACACCGAGCACGAGTACTGCGAGATCGTCCATGGCGTTTCGGTGCTGCGCGACCAGGACGGCGGTGCCAAGACCCTGCGTACCGGTGATCGGTTTGTTATCCCGGCCGGGTTCAAGGGCACCTGGGAGGTACTGGAGCCTTGCCGTAAGATTTATGTGATGTTCGAGCAGAAATGA
- a CDS encoding PLP-dependent aminotransferase family protein, with protein MTLYLNLAELLGARIEQGLYRPGQRLPSVRALSVEHGVSLSTVQQAYRMLEDSGMVSPRPKSGYFVSDHRHLPALPAISRPAQRPVDISQWEQVLELVRSTPRQGVIQLGRGMPDIDSPTLKPLLRSLAQLSRRQDMPGLYYDNIHGNLALREQIARLMLDSGCRLGPADLVVTTGCHEALSCSIRAVCEPGDIVAVDSPSFHGAMQTLKGLGMRALEIPTDPLTGISLEALELALEQWPIKLIQITPSCNNPLGYIMPEARKKALLSLAQRYDVAILEDDVYGDLAYTYPRPRTLKSFDDDGRVLLCSSFSKTLAPGLRIGWVAPGRYLERVLHMKYISTGSTATQPQLAIADFIAAGHYQPHVRRMRSQYQRGRDLMSDWVSRYFPAGTRVSRPQGGFMLWVELPEHFDTLRLNRALLEQGVQVAVGSIFSASGKFRHCLRMNFAARPTAQIEDAVRKVGETALRLLVEEDTDG; from the coding sequence GTGACCCTTTACCTGAACCTCGCCGAACTGCTCGGCGCGCGCATCGAACAGGGCCTCTACCGCCCCGGCCAGCGCCTGCCATCGGTGCGCGCCCTGAGCGTGGAGCACGGCGTCAGCCTGAGTACCGTGCAGCAGGCCTACCGCATGCTCGAAGACAGCGGCATGGTCTCGCCACGGCCCAAGTCCGGCTACTTCGTCAGCGACCATCGCCACCTCCCCGCCCTGCCTGCGATCAGCCGCCCAGCCCAGCGCCCGGTAGATATCTCGCAATGGGAACAGGTGCTGGAGCTGGTGCGCAGTACCCCGCGTCAGGGCGTGATCCAGCTCGGCCGCGGCATGCCCGACATCGACAGCCCAACCCTCAAGCCGCTGCTGCGCAGCCTCGCCCAGCTGAGCCGGCGCCAGGACATGCCGGGCCTGTACTACGACAACATCCACGGCAACCTGGCACTGCGCGAGCAGATCGCCCGGCTGATGCTCGACTCCGGCTGCCGCCTGGGCCCGGCCGACCTGGTGGTGACCACCGGCTGCCACGAGGCGTTGTCGTGCAGCATCCGCGCGGTCTGTGAGCCGGGCGATATCGTCGCGGTCGATTCGCCAAGCTTTCACGGCGCCATGCAGACCCTCAAGGGCCTGGGCATGAGGGCCTTGGAAATTCCCACCGACCCGCTCACCGGCATCAGCCTCGAAGCCCTGGAACTTGCGCTGGAGCAATGGCCGATCAAGCTCATCCAGATCACCCCCAGCTGCAACAACCCGCTCGGCTACATCATGCCCGAGGCGCGCAAGAAGGCCCTGCTGAGCCTGGCCCAGCGCTACGATGTGGCGATCCTTGAAGACGACGTGTATGGCGACCTGGCCTACACCTACCCGCGCCCGCGCACCCTCAAGTCGTTCGACGACGACGGCCGCGTGCTGCTCTGCAGTTCTTTCTCCAAGACCCTCGCCCCCGGCCTGCGCATCGGCTGGGTCGCCCCCGGCCGCTACCTGGAGCGGGTGCTGCACATGAAGTACATCAGCACTGGAAGTACCGCCACTCAGCCACAGCTGGCCATCGCCGACTTCATCGCCGCCGGGCATTACCAGCCGCACGTGCGCCGCATGCGCAGCCAGTACCAACGCGGCCGCGACCTGATGAGCGACTGGGTAAGCCGCTACTTCCCAGCCGGCACCCGTGTCAGCCGGCCCCAGGGCGGCTTCATGCTGTGGGTGGAATTGCCCGAACATTTCGATACGCTGCGCCTGAACCGCGCTTTACTGGAGCAGGGCGTGCAAGTGGCCGTAGGCAGCATTTTTTCGGCATCGGGCAAATTTCGCCACTGCCTGCGCATGAACTTCGCCGCGCGGCCAACCGCGCAAATCGAGGATGCGGTACGCAAAGTGGGGGAAACCGCCCTTCGTCTACTGGTTGAAGAAGACACTGACGGGTAA